From Flavipsychrobacter sp., a single genomic window includes:
- a CDS encoding tail fiber protein: MSETVTNVCTLGEIRMAAFGIAPAGWSFCEGQVLPISDYTALYSIIGLTYGGDGRVTFGLPDLRGRAPIGPNPTSTPPSSAYILGQKGGLENVPLVSSNLPNHTHTVNAIEERVKTAMPCSDEPFGNVSYASGGYPGVATAMYSSQSADTGMAPGDATVTDVTVNVSYSGSDQSHTNMQPFLVLNFIICTVGNYPTRS, translated from the coding sequence ATGTCGGAAACAGTAACTAACGTATGTACGCTTGGCGAGATAAGAATGGCCGCATTTGGTATAGCCCCCGCCGGTTGGAGTTTTTGCGAAGGGCAAGTATTGCCTATCAGTGATTACACTGCGCTTTACTCCATAATTGGTCTTACTTACGGTGGCGATGGTCGTGTCACATTTGGTTTGCCTGACCTAAGAGGGCGTGCGCCTATTGGTCCCAATCCTACATCAACTCCACCTTCCAGTGCATATATTTTGGGTCAAAAAGGTGGGTTAGAAAATGTGCCATTAGTTAGTAGCAATTTGCCGAATCATACACATACAGTAAATGCAATAGAGGAACGAGTAAAAACGGCAATGCCTTGTAGCGATGAGCCATTTGGTAATGTTAGCTATGCGAGTGGTGGCTACCCTGGTGTTGCTACCGCAATGTATAGCAGCCAATCAGCAGATACAGGGATGGCTCCCGGTGATGCAACTGTAACAGATGTAACGGTAAATGTGTCTTACTCGGGAAGTGATCAATCGCATACTAACATGCAGCCCTTTTTGGTGCTCAACTTTATTATATGTACGGTAGGGAACTATCCTACCCGTAGTTAA
- a CDS encoding tail fiber protein, with product MIGTMGEVRLFAGNFEPRNWAFCQGQLLSIRQNQALFSLMGTMWGGDGRTTFALPRMRGRVPVGMGSMPGGNTYRCGQVGGTETVSLRSYNLPSHNHSPHGEVESGQATFVCNYMDATTDDPSNALPAEVIGYDVYSTETPDTAMASVDVQVAGYYTVGNTGGSQPHSNMQPFLAMNYIICMMGNFPQRN from the coding sequence ATGATAGGAACAATGGGAGAGGTCCGTTTGTTTGCGGGTAACTTTGAACCTAGAAATTGGGCCTTTTGCCAAGGCCAGCTATTAAGTATAAGGCAAAATCAAGCACTTTTTTCGTTAATGGGTACCATGTGGGGAGGCGATGGCAGAACTACATTTGCACTACCTAGAATGCGTGGTCGTGTACCTGTTGGTATGGGGTCAATGCCCGGAGGGAATACCTATAGGTGTGGGCAGGTTGGTGGGACCGAAACAGTATCGTTAAGATCATATAACCTGCCCTCGCACAATCATAGCCCACATGGAGAGGTAGAAAGCGGGCAAGCAACTTTTGTATGTAATTATATGGATGCGACAACCGACGATCCGTCAAATGCACTACCCGCAGAAGTGATCGGTTATGATGTATATAGTACTGAGACTCCAGATACTGCAATGGCTAGTGTAGATGTTCAGGTTGCGGGTTATTATACCGTAGGTAATACCGGAGGTAGTCAGCCTCACTCCAATATGCAGCCGTTTCTTGCAATGAATTACATTATTTGTATGATGGGGAATTTTCCACAAAGAAACTAG
- a CDS encoding tail fiber protein, with amino-acid sequence MQGTMAEVRLFAGNFPPRTWAYCEGQLLSIAANQALFSLLGTIYGGDGRTTFGLPDLTGRSAIGQGTGTGLSSYTLGEKTGATDVTLTTTQIPSHTHAVAQNLSGAFQPKCSSDDATTDDPSGAYPALPPGGETIYNSNKDGAMANAPLAISGSVTCYQNGGNLSHTNMQPFLAMNYVICMQGIFPSRN; translated from the coding sequence ATGCAAGGAACAATGGCAGAAGTAAGATTATTTGCCGGGAACTTCCCCCCACGTACATGGGCTTATTGCGAAGGTCAACTACTTTCTATTGCAGCCAATCAGGCATTATTTTCATTACTAGGAACGATATATGGTGGCGACGGCCGTACCACATTTGGCTTGCCTGACTTGACGGGAAGATCAGCAATAGGCCAGGGTACAGGAACAGGTTTGAGTAGCTACACACTAGGTGAGAAAACAGGTGCAACAGATGTGACACTAACAACAACACAAATACCATCACATACACATGCTGTGGCTCAAAACTTGAGTGGTGCATTCCAACCAAAATGTAGCTCTGATGACGCGACAACTGATGATCCATCAGGAGCATATCCGGCATTGCCACCGGGTGGAGAAACTATTTATAACAGTAATAAAGATGGTGCGATGGCTAATGCTCCATTAGCTATATCTGGTAGCGTTACTTGTTATCAAAACGGAGGTAACTTATCGCATACTAATATGCAGCCTTTTTTGGCAATGAACTACGTCATATGCATGCAAGGTATTTTCCCTTCGAGGAACTAA
- a CDS encoding tail fiber protein has protein sequence MSSGMPTIAVMQGYLGEVRMFAGQKAPENWAFCEGQLLPIADNESLFALLGAAFGGNGTSTFALPDTRGKIMMGMFQGIGLSNRTLGEVGGQEMVSLTEAQMPKHKHAASEDRYMASSASYTPPAYNGDVGDTNSPVDAVFALEEDGNSVYNTTLVGPSSYMASWDETIDINPKVATTGSSQGHPNIMPVVAVNYIICTSGDYPHQA, from the coding sequence ATGTCATCAGGAATGCCAACAATAGCAGTAATGCAAGGCTACTTAGGAGAGGTGAGAATGTTTGCAGGGCAAAAAGCACCAGAAAATTGGGCTTTTTGCGAAGGGCAATTGTTGCCTATTGCGGATAACGAAAGTCTTTTTGCATTATTGGGTGCAGCCTTTGGAGGAAATGGCACCTCTACATTTGCTTTGCCAGATACAAGAGGTAAAATAATGATGGGAATGTTTCAAGGTATTGGTTTATCAAATAGGACATTAGGTGAAGTAGGTGGACAGGAAATGGTGAGCTTAACAGAAGCACAAATGCCAAAGCATAAACATGCCGCCTCTGAAGATAGATATATGGCTAGCTCTGCCAGCTATACTCCGCCCGCTTATAATGGTGATGTAGGAGATACGAATAGCCCTGTAGATGCAGTATTTGCCTTGGAGGAGGATGGTAATAGCGTGTATAATACTACGCTAGTAGGGCCTTCTAGTTATATGGCTTCTTGGGATGAGACTATAGATATTAATCCCAAAGTGGCTACTACAGGAAGTAGTCAGGGGCACCCGAATATAATGCCCGTTGTGGCCGTCAATTATATTATATGCACCAGTGGTGATTACCCTCATCAGGCATAA
- a CDS encoding T9SS type A sorting domain-containing protein, translating into MLASLDWDALWTGTVTTCQFSSTVSEDPGTGYEVEFSSHDDNGYYSGTQSGDKATLQAAILNSSNWTKNSLTGYTFPIAGSFSVGSSTTWNGSTWSAGAPSSTVDAVIASSTTPGAFTCKDLTINSSFSLTLGTGVTATIHGDMTNSGNGISGTGNLTFSKSGTSTLSGNAFSVLGVVTVSSGCTLATASKLTLASNASNTGSIGNSAGSISGSVTVQRYIPGKRCYRFLAHPFTSTQQVSLLTDDIDITGSGGAANGFTTTTTNNPSSHIWDVTTADNTTAGNNPGWSAITSATSSSWTKAGLLRVLVRGAKGEGLTGGAYTPSASTLDMTGTVNTGTQTITLTKGSGSTFVACGNPFPSPVQMNTVAKGSNVGANYYVWDATSGAKGAYVTNAFTTSYILPSGGALFTTVSANSNNTLEFQEADKSTSSPASIFKTTGANDWVELLISDSTLKWDRLLINFNDNSMDVQDKLDAVKLYNPGLDFFTMSKDGERLAIDVRPYTDKSSIPLGLTAYTNYNKYVIRTGDYSVPAGTKLILHDKYLNTQQELKAGFEYWFDVTSDTLSQGNNRFEINMVGKPTNIITTSATTPKIQLIPNPAHNEVKVSFDNVEGTALVKLTNITGQVVYLQEVNAASGSLTIPLTNMPSGMYIVELQSQNARFTEKLIKE; encoded by the coding sequence ATGCTGGCTTCCTTAGACTGGGATGCTCTGTGGACGGGTACGGTAACTACCTGCCAGTTTAGCTCTACTGTTTCTGAAGATCCTGGTACTGGATATGAAGTGGAGTTCTCATCGCATGATGATAATGGATATTATTCAGGTACACAGTCGGGTGACAAGGCTACGCTACAAGCAGCCATCTTAAATAGCTCTAACTGGACAAAGAATAGTCTTACCGGTTATACTTTCCCTATTGCAGGTTCTTTCTCTGTAGGTAGTAGTACTACTTGGAATGGTTCTACATGGAGTGCAGGTGCACCTTCTTCTACAGTAGATGCGGTTATTGCTTCAAGTACTACTCCTGGTGCTTTTACTTGTAAAGACCTAACGATAAATAGTTCTTTCTCTTTAACCTTAGGAACAGGTGTTACTGCTACCATACATGGCGATATGACCAATAGTGGTAATGGTATCAGCGGTACAGGTAATCTTACTTTTTCTAAGTCGGGTACTTCTACTTTAAGCGGTAATGCATTTTCGGTTTTAGGTGTGGTAACGGTAAGCTCAGGTTGTACTTTGGCTACTGCCAGTAAATTGACTCTTGCGTCTAATGCAAGTAATACAGGAAGCATTGGTAATAGTGCAGGTAGTATCAGTGGTAGTGTAACCGTGCAAAGATATATACCAGGTAAGCGTTGCTATCGTTTCTTAGCACATCCTTTCACTTCTACACAACAGGTATCGTTGCTTACTGATGATATAGATATCACAGGAAGCGGTGGTGCTGCCAATGGTTTTACTACAACTACTACCAACAATCCTTCTTCGCATATATGGGATGTGACCACTGCAGATAATACTACAGCTGGTAACAATCCGGGCTGGTCGGCTATAACAAGTGCTACCTCTTCTTCTTGGACAAAAGCAGGTTTGCTAAGAGTATTGGTGCGTGGTGCAAAAGGTGAAGGTCTAACAGGTGGTGCTTATACACCTTCGGCTAGTACTTTAGATATGACGGGTACGGTAAATACAGGTACACAAACAATAACCTTGACCAAAGGTTCTGGTTCTACTTTCGTGGCTTGTGGTAATCCTTTCCCAAGCCCTGTACAGATGAATACGGTAGCTAAGGGTAGTAACGTAGGTGCTAACTATTATGTATGGGATGCAACCAGCGGTGCTAAAGGTGCTTATGTAACCAATGCCTTCACTACTTCTTATATCTTACCATCTGGTGGTGCTTTATTCACTACGGTAAGTGCCAACTCTAATAACACACTTGAGTTTCAGGAAGCAGATAAGAGTACCAGTTCTCCTGCCAGCATCTTCAAAACTACAGGTGCTAACGACTGGGTAGAGTTACTTATCTCTGACAGTACATTGAAATGGGATAGATTGTTGATCAACTTTAACGATAACAGTATGGATGTACAAGACAAGCTGGATGCTGTGAAGTTGTACAACCCTGGTCTTGACTTCTTTACCATGTCTAAAGACGGTGAGCGTTTAGCGATCGACGTTCGTCCTTATACGGATAAGTCTTCTATTCCTTTAGGGCTTACTGCTTATACTAACTATAACAAGTATGTTATCCGCACAGGAGACTACAGTGTGCCTGCAGGTACTAAGTTGATACTACACGATAAGTACTTGAATACACAACAAGAATTAAAAGCAGGTTTTGAATATTGGTTTGATGTAACGAGTGATACATTATCTCAAGGCAACAACCGTTTTGAAATAAACATGGTAGGTAAGCCAACTAATATCATCACTACAAGTGCTACTACTCCTAAGATACAGTTGATACCAAACCCTGCACATAACGAGGTGAAAGTATCGTTTGATAATGTAGAAGGTACAGCACTAGTGAAACTAACGAATATAACTGGACAGGTAGTATACCTACAAGAGGTAAATGCCGCAAGTGGTAGCCTTACTATTCCGTTGACGAACATGCCATCAGGAATGTATATAGTAGAGCTACAAAGCCAGAATGCAAGGTTTACAGAAAAGTTGATCAAAGAGTAA
- a CDS encoding tail fiber protein has translation MEGGTVGEIRWFSGYIVPKWWASCEGQQLAIASYPSLYSVLGTRYGGDGRTTFGLPDMRGRVAIGVGKGEGLSNYVLGRQGGSNSVALTTAELPAHTHSVISQAHIGKFALKCNADEATTDDPTGAYLALSDIGDIYSTSSNNITMSTQDINVDTVTGTITCGETGSTGGSFLPHSNIQPMCVLQFIICTQGAYPERS, from the coding sequence ATGGAAGGAGGAACAGTTGGAGAAATTCGTTGGTTTTCAGGATATATTGTGCCCAAATGGTGGGCTTCCTGCGAAGGGCAACAATTAGCTATTGCTAGTTATCCATCGCTTTACTCAGTACTGGGCACTAGGTATGGAGGGGATGGACGCACTACATTTGGCTTGCCCGATATGAGGGGAAGAGTAGCTATAGGTGTTGGGAAAGGTGAAGGTTTGAGCAATTATGTACTTGGTCGGCAAGGGGGAAGTAATAGCGTAGCGCTTACTACTGCAGAATTGCCTGCACATACGCATAGTGTTATATCGCAGGCTCATATTGGTAAGTTCGCGCTAAAATGTAATGCAGATGAAGCTACTACCGATGATCCTACAGGAGCTTATTTGGCCCTGTCAGACATAGGGGATATCTATTCCACTAGCTCAAACAACATTACTATGTCTACCCAAGACATAAATGTAGATACTGTAACAGGAACAATTACCTGTGGAGAAACAGGCAGTACAGGTGGCAGTTTCCTGCCGCATAGCAATATTCAGCCTATGTGTGTGTTGCAATTTATTATATGTACTCAAGGAGCATACCCTGAAAGAAGTTAA
- a CDS encoding tail fiber protein → MEGFYGEVRLFAGDFAPRGWAFCEGQLLPISSNQKLYDVIGATWGGNGTTTFALPDTRGRVVIGAGAGATLTKWQAGDVGGEEAVALTVEQMYAHNHVLTGSYNCKVSPPAYSDEGDTDDPRGNTVYALESNGESIYASTSDASMLALNDVSLDLSVDLANTGSGQPHNNMQAYTALQYIICIDGETPSKS, encoded by the coding sequence ATGGAAGGATTTTATGGAGAGGTTCGTTTGTTTGCCGGTGATTTTGCCCCTCGGGGTTGGGCTTTTTGTGAGGGTCAACTATTGCCTATAAGCAGTAATCAAAAATTATATGACGTGATAGGTGCTACATGGGGCGGTAATGGTACAACTACTTTTGCGCTGCCTGATACAAGAGGTCGTGTAGTAATTGGTGCCGGTGCTGGTGCTACCCTGACCAAATGGCAAGCGGGAGACGTAGGAGGAGAAGAAGCTGTTGCGTTGACTGTTGAGCAAATGTATGCTCATAATCATGTACTAACAGGATCATATAATTGTAAGGTCTCTCCTCCTGCTTATAGCGATGAAGGAGACACGGATGACCCTAGAGGAAATACGGTTTATGCTTTAGAGTCCAATGGAGAAAGCATTTATGCATCAACAAGTGATGCCAGCATGTTGGCCTTGAATGATGTAAGCTTAGATTTATCTGTTGATCTGGCAAACACGGGTTCTGGTCAGCCACACAACAACATGCAGGCATATACAGCGTTGCAATATATTATTTGTATTGATGGAGAAACGCCTTCAAAATCGTAA
- a CDS encoding tail fiber protein, with the protein MEGTIGEVRMVAYDFAPRAWAFCNGQLIAISSNTALFSIIGTIYGGDGRTTFALPDFRGRVPIQQGRGAGLPDYRLGEKGGQEHVTLNITQLPSHSHVMDSSTLSGHANFNANSDDGGNVDDPAGANMSLSASPMYGTTADATAGHSDGVIGGSLTMGNSGGSQSHENMQPWIAMHYVICEFGIFPSRN; encoded by the coding sequence ATGGAAGGAACTATTGGAGAAGTTCGTATGGTCGCTTACGATTTTGCTCCCAGAGCATGGGCGTTCTGCAACGGGCAACTGATAGCGATTAGCTCAAATACGGCTTTGTTCTCTATTATCGGAACAATTTATGGCGGAGACGGGCGCACTACATTTGCCCTGCCTGATTTCAGAGGCCGTGTGCCAATTCAACAAGGTCGTGGAGCAGGTTTGCCTGACTATCGTCTTGGCGAAAAAGGCGGTCAGGAACATGTAACGCTAAACATTACCCAGCTGCCATCGCACTCACATGTTATGGACTCATCTACTCTTTCGGGTCATGCCAATTTCAATGCTAACTCTGATGATGGTGGCAACGTAGACGATCCTGCAGGAGCTAATATGTCTCTTTCTGCAAGCCCTATGTATGGCACAACGGCAGATGCTACAGCAGGACATTCTGATGGCGTAATTGGTGGTTCATTAACCATGGGTAATTCTGGTGGTTCTCAATCTCACGAAAACATGCAGCCTTGGATAGCAATGCACTATGTGATATGCGAGTTCGGTATTTTCCCGTCAAGAAACTAA
- a CDS encoding ABC transporter substrate-binding protein, which yields MKIGLIVPTSMLFPTAGLQFSEGMALAKKSFGTATDEIVLEGAGTCTDVDEVQKAANKLLLQERVDVIVAYVGHNMYSTLSDICNEYKKVLILADMGGVVAYTASQSPYVFMHSFNEWATTYNLGKRNEGNSHPIVSMSLMEAGYSLGYTFVKGLEASGVDVKAFVMSKLDIDQEFFDKVTSFLKEDKPDLFYCGFTGKDADVLLEGVGKELVASGTTIAGSGWLTLPSTLKKYGNSMVGAQTASAYYTTIKNEANQKFLKDFEEETENEGDRFALLGYEIGMMLFRAAVYNDSGKLMSKKTAESLEQTEIDSPRGKVSYHPTEHYTIAGCWFAEVKEENGNYFNEITDHIDKVDMEVWRTDENNWPNGGWFNPYPCT from the coding sequence ATGAAGATTGGATTAATAGTACCGACCTCCATGCTGTTCCCTACGGCGGGGCTGCAGTTCTCAGAAGGAATGGCATTGGCTAAAAAATCATTTGGTACTGCTACGGATGAAATTGTATTGGAAGGAGCAGGAACTTGTACCGATGTAGACGAAGTGCAAAAAGCAGCTAATAAATTACTACTGCAAGAAAGGGTGGATGTAATAGTGGCTTATGTAGGTCATAATATGTACAGCACCTTATCAGACATCTGCAACGAATACAAAAAGGTGTTGATACTTGCTGATATGGGAGGTGTGGTAGCATATACTGCCAGTCAGTCGCCATATGTGTTTATGCATAGCTTTAACGAGTGGGCAACTACCTACAATTTGGGCAAAAGAAACGAAGGCAACAGCCATCCAATAGTATCCATGTCGTTGATGGAGGCTGGCTATAGCTTAGGCTATACTTTTGTGAAAGGCTTGGAGGCAAGTGGTGTTGATGTGAAAGCCTTTGTAATGAGTAAGCTAGATATAGATCAGGAGTTTTTTGATAAAGTAACTAGCTTCTTAAAAGAAGATAAGCCTGATCTTTTTTACTGTGGGTTTACAGGAAAAGATGCAGATGTACTCTTAGAAGGGGTGGGTAAAGAACTTGTAGCCAGCGGCACTACCATTGCAGGTAGTGGTTGGCTTACCTTGCCGAGTACACTTAAGAAATATGGCAACAGTATGGTAGGCGCGCAGACGGCGTCGGCATATTATACTACTATCAAGAACGAGGCCAACCAAAAATTCTTAAAAGACTTTGAAGAAGAAACAGAGAATGAAGGCGATAGGTTTGCCTTGCTAGGTTATGAAATAGGCATGATGCTTTTTAGAGCAGCGGTATACAACGACAGTGGTAAGCTGATGAGCAAGAAGACGGCAGAGTCTTTGGAGCAAACTGAAATAGACAGCCCAAGAGGTAAGGTGTCTTACCATCCTACGGAGCACTACACGATAGCAGGCTGTTGGTTTGCAGAGGTGAAAGAAGAAAACGGAAACTACTTTAATGAAATAACAGACCATATAGACAAGGTGGATATGGAAGTGTGGCGAACAGATGAGAACAACTGGCCTAACGGCGGATGGTTTAATCCATACCCTTGTACCTAA
- a CDS encoding tail fiber protein has translation MIGYLGEIRYYAGPYVPQGWAFCNGQPLVIDDYQALYAILSDTYTSTAPHGSFNLPNLNGKAAIGAGQAEGLSNYTLGSQTGTETVTLTQAQMPTHTHDAEAKVEVEINLVASGMAYSDDPEVAYLGNIAFGSPVVPYAPSSNGNMKSSDLDINVSLEFGAAGNSEAHANMQPYMGINFIICIEGYYPQGA, from the coding sequence ATGATAGGATATTTAGGAGAGATACGTTATTACGCTGGCCCGTATGTTCCCCAAGGATGGGCATTTTGCAATGGGCAGCCATTAGTTATAGATGACTATCAGGCATTGTATGCTATATTAAGTGATACCTATACTTCTACTGCTCCGCATGGTAGTTTTAACCTACCCAACCTAAATGGGAAAGCAGCAATAGGTGCAGGGCAGGCAGAAGGGCTATCCAACTATACTTTAGGTAGCCAAACAGGAACAGAAACAGTAACCCTGACACAAGCACAAATGCCTACGCATACTCATGATGCCGAAGCAAAAGTAGAAGTGGAAATAAATTTGGTAGCCTCTGGCATGGCCTATTCCGACGACCCTGAAGTGGCGTATTTAGGAAACATTGCTTTCGGTTCACCCGTTGTCCCTTATGCACCAAGTTCTAACGGGAATATGAAATCTTCAGATTTAGACATTAACGTTAGTCTTGAGTTTGGAGCAGCTGGTAATAGTGAAGCACATGCCAATATGCAGCCCTACATGGGGATAAACTTTATTATATGCATTGAGGGGTATTACCCTCAGGGGGCTTGA
- a CDS encoding tail fiber protein codes for MEGYIGEVRLFASNFAPRNWSYCEGQLLAISTHTALFSLIGTIYGGDGRTTFALPDTRSRLVLGAGQGPGLTERRIGAKGGQERVTLTQLEMPMHNHLLTSSTLKATVIPGAQADTGSTDDPAGAVLAIHDGGARVYGSTADGVMDVSPLTITGNVTAHDTGGSQSHNNIQPVNTLHYIICMQGIFPSRN; via the coding sequence ATGGAAGGATATATAGGTGAAGTTCGCCTTTTTGCCAGCAATTTTGCTCCGCGCAACTGGTCATATTGCGAAGGACAGCTGCTTGCTATTAGCACACACACGGCATTATTTTCTCTAATAGGAACGATATATGGTGGTGACGGTCGTACCACATTTGCACTGCCTGATACACGTAGTAGACTGGTGCTAGGTGCAGGTCAAGGCCCTGGTCTTACAGAAAGACGTATAGGTGCTAAAGGTGGCCAAGAAAGAGTAACGCTTACGCAACTAGAAATGCCAATGCATAATCACTTGCTTACATCGTCTACACTAAAGGCTACAGTAATACCTGGTGCACAAGCTGATACTGGATCTACTGATGACCCTGCAGGTGCAGTATTGGCAATACATGATGGTGGTGCCAGAGTATATGGCTCTACTGCCGATGGCGTAATGGATGTAAGTCCGTTGACCATTACAGGTAATGTTACAGCGCACGATACAGGAGGTTCTCAGTCGCACAATAACATTCAGCCAGTCAATACATTGCACTACATCATTTGTATGCAAGGTATATTTCCGTCAAGGAACTAA
- a CDS encoding formyltransferase family protein — protein sequence MRTTGLTADGLIHTLVPNMNQQPKIGVLCNSTLGTPSLHALLSNKLVAAVGMPDRVHDATNDIKNIAATFQQEVAVFTKSKLSTQLIDWVKKNGLDVVLVFTFPWKIAADVLTIPPLGFINFHFGLLPEYRGADAIFWTIKDRAPYGGISVHRMDANFDTGGLIHIEKVPLLPTDTYGMHSAKLANANMPVLQKLLPLIFSGQLKTTVQEEQKANYYSKPGVQEIGIKWDKMTAAEIVALVNACNPWNKGAYTMFNNMPLRITEAATQTGAAGDAICGTILEINNDGLLIQCKDKEALLAKVVTIEEGIYTAASFAQYCGIKKGLKFSNL from the coding sequence ATGAGAACAACTGGCCTAACGGCGGATGGTTTAATCCATACCCTTGTACCTAATATGAACCAACAACCTAAAATAGGAGTGCTCTGCAACAGCACATTAGGCACGCCCTCGCTGCATGCTTTATTAAGCAATAAGCTTGTGGCCGCAGTAGGCATGCCTGATAGGGTGCACGACGCTACCAACGATATAAAAAATATAGCAGCAACTTTTCAACAAGAAGTTGCTGTATTTACAAAGTCAAAGCTGAGCACACAGTTAATAGATTGGGTGAAAAAGAATGGGCTGGATGTGGTTTTGGTGTTTACCTTCCCTTGGAAGATAGCTGCAGATGTGCTTACTATACCACCATTGGGCTTTATTAATTTCCATTTTGGTTTGCTGCCCGAGTATAGAGGAGCCGATGCCATATTCTGGACGATAAAAGACAGAGCGCCCTATGGAGGCATTAGCGTGCACCGGATGGATGCTAACTTTGACACCGGTGGGCTGATACACATAGAGAAAGTGCCGCTGCTACCTACAGATACTTATGGTATGCATAGTGCTAAGCTGGCCAATGCCAATATGCCGGTATTGCAAAAGCTACTACCACTTATTTTTTCGGGACAACTGAAAACCACCGTGCAGGAAGAGCAAAAGGCCAACTACTATAGCAAACCTGGTGTGCAAGAAATAGGCATTAAATGGGATAAGATGACCGCTGCTGAAATAGTAGCATTGGTCAACGCTTGTAACCCTTGGAACAAGGGGGCTTATACGATGTTTAACAACATGCCATTGAGGATAACGGAAGCGGCTACACAAACAGGTGCAGCTGGTGATGCTATATGCGGTACCATTTTAGAGATCAACAATGATGGTCTACTTATTCAATGCAAAGACAAAGAGGCATTGCTAGCCAAAGTGGTGACCATAGAAGAAGGCATATATACTGCTGCAAGCTTTGCACAGTATTGTGGAATAAAAAAGGGCTTGAAATTCAGTAATTTATAA